A genomic window from Flintibacter sp. KGMB00164 includes:
- a CDS encoding ABC transporter ATP-binding protein, with product MSEAILQTQELTRRYGHTLALDRASITVEKGQIFGLVGRNGAGKTTLIRLISGQSIPTSGQISLFGQTSDSGLNRARSRTGAMVEIPSFYPYLTARQNLEYYRIQRGIPGKNCVDEALELVNLTETGKKKFKTFSLGMKQRLGLALALMNQPEFLLLDEPINGLDPEGIVEFRELLLRLNRERQTTILISSHILSELSALATHFGFIEKGKVLETISGANLREKCRECLELTVDDAPRAARVLEQQLGTRDYEVLPGNQLRVYAFLDAPQTVNRTLLEQGVGLISTQQKDSNLEDYFLNLIGGRHHG from the coding sequence ATGTCAGAAGCGATTTTACAAACTCAAGAGCTGACCCGGCGCTACGGCCACACCTTGGCCCTGGACCGGGCCAGCATCACGGTAGAGAAGGGCCAGATCTTTGGCCTGGTAGGCCGAAACGGTGCGGGCAAGACCACCCTCATCCGCCTGATCTCCGGCCAGAGCATTCCCACCTCCGGCCAGATCTCCCTGTTTGGGCAGACCTCCGACTCCGGACTGAACCGTGCCCGCAGCCGCACCGGCGCCATGGTGGAGATTCCCTCCTTCTACCCATACCTCACCGCCCGGCAGAATCTGGAGTACTACCGCATTCAGCGGGGCATTCCGGGCAAGAACTGCGTGGATGAGGCCCTGGAGCTGGTGAACCTCACCGAAACAGGGAAAAAGAAGTTCAAGACCTTCTCCCTGGGCATGAAGCAGCGCCTTGGACTGGCTCTGGCGCTTATGAACCAGCCGGAATTTCTCCTGCTGGATGAGCCCATCAACGGTCTGGACCCGGAGGGTATCGTGGAGTTTCGGGAACTGCTGCTGCGTCTGAACCGGGAGCGGCAGACCACCATTCTCATCTCCAGTCACATCCTCTCCGAGCTGTCCGCCCTGGCCACCCACTTTGGCTTCATCGAAAAGGGCAAGGTGCTGGAGACCATCTCCGGGGCCAACCTGCGGGAAAAGTGCCGGGAGTGCCTGGAGCTCACCGTGGACGACGCCCCTCGGGCTGCCCGGGTTCTGGAGCAGCAGCTGGGCACCCGGGATTACGAGGTGCTCCCCGGCAACCAACTGCGGGTGTACGCCTTCCTGGATGCCCCTCAGACCGTCAACCGCACCCTTCTGGAGCAGGGCGTGGGTCTCATCTCCACCCAGCAGAAGGACAGCAACCTGGAGGACTACTTCCTCAATCTGATTGGAGGTCGTCACCATGGTTAA
- a CDS encoding NFACT RNA binding domain-containing protein, with amino-acid sequence MPLDALCLSGLVHELSQAAAGAKIDKIYQPGRDEVVLALRSPTQGNVRLLLSANPTHPRPQLTRLSRENPDTPPMFCMLLRKHLAGGRVLSVEQTHLERVVTFTLEALNELGDRVERKLVLEAIGRRSNLLLLDGDGRILDCLRRVDSNLGSGSANQRTLLPGMFYRLPQPQDKLDPTAQDRAALEELLAQAPEEAQADKWLLDTFGGLSPLVCRELAWRAGGSTDVRLNTLGESGRKKLLDSLEELLESVKEHHVTATMMVKEGKPFDFTFFAPGQYEGSLVLEDFSSFSELLDRFYEQREHLERIKQRGQDLIRSVTTARDRTARKIAHQEQELEATQNRERLRELGDILTSNLHQMHKGMGCLRTVDFYDPEGAEVDIRLDPLLTPQQNAAKYYKEYNKAKTAQEMLTQQLEKGRRELDYLNSVLENITLAEGEKDLGEIRQELTDTGYLRRASKAKGREKRVSSKPMEFRSTAGLRISVGKNNTQNDLLTCKQAFKSDIWFHTQKIHGSHVILWTEGGTPDLQSLNEAACLAAWFSQARDSSKVPVDYTPVKYVKKPNGARPGMVTYTTYETAWVTPDGELAKRLRVK; translated from the coding sequence ATGCCGTTAGACGCCCTGTGCCTGTCCGGCCTGGTCCACGAGCTGAGCCAGGCCGCCGCCGGCGCCAAGATCGATAAAATTTACCAGCCCGGCCGGGACGAAGTGGTGTTGGCTCTGCGCAGCCCCACCCAGGGCAACGTGCGTCTGCTTCTCTCCGCCAACCCCACCCATCCCAGACCTCAGCTCACCCGGCTGTCCCGGGAGAACCCGGACACGCCCCCCATGTTCTGCATGCTGCTGCGCAAGCACCTGGCGGGAGGCCGGGTGCTGTCGGTGGAACAGACCCACCTGGAGCGTGTGGTCACCTTCACTCTGGAGGCCCTCAACGAGCTTGGGGACCGGGTGGAGCGCAAGCTGGTGCTGGAGGCCATCGGCCGCCGGTCCAATTTGCTGCTGCTGGACGGGGATGGCCGGATTTTAGACTGTCTCCGACGAGTGGACTCCAACCTTGGTTCCGGAAGTGCCAACCAGCGCACCCTGCTGCCCGGCATGTTCTACCGCCTGCCTCAGCCTCAGGATAAGCTGGACCCCACCGCCCAGGACCGGGCGGCCCTGGAGGAGCTGCTGGCTCAGGCTCCGGAGGAGGCCCAGGCGGATAAGTGGCTGCTAGACACCTTTGGGGGGCTGTCTCCGCTGGTGTGCCGGGAACTTGCCTGGCGGGCGGGCGGCAGCACCGATGTGCGCCTGAATACCCTGGGCGAGTCGGGCCGGAAAAAGCTGCTGGACAGCCTGGAAGAACTGCTGGAATCCGTAAAGGAACATCACGTGACAGCTACGATGATGGTAAAAGAGGGCAAGCCCTTTGACTTTACGTTCTTTGCCCCCGGACAGTACGAGGGCAGCCTGGTGTTGGAGGACTTTTCCTCCTTCTCGGAGCTGCTGGACCGCTTCTACGAGCAGCGGGAGCACCTGGAGCGCATCAAGCAGCGGGGCCAGGACCTCATCCGCTCCGTGACCACCGCCCGGGACCGTACAGCCCGGAAGATCGCCCACCAGGAGCAGGAGCTGGAGGCCACCCAGAACCGGGAGCGGCTGCGGGAGCTGGGGGATATCCTTACCTCCAATCTCCACCAGATGCACAAGGGGATGGGGTGTCTTCGTACTGTGGACTTTTATGATCCGGAGGGGGCAGAAGTGGACATCCGCCTGGACCCTCTGCTCACCCCACAGCAGAACGCCGCCAAGTATTATAAAGAGTATAACAAGGCCAAGACTGCCCAGGAGATGCTGACCCAGCAGTTGGAGAAAGGCCGCAGGGAGCTGGACTATCTCAACAGCGTGCTGGAGAACATCACTCTGGCTGAAGGAGAGAAGGACCTGGGGGAGATCCGCCAGGAGCTCACCGACACCGGATATCTCCGCCGTGCCAGCAAGGCCAAGGGGCGGGAGAAGCGGGTGTCCTCCAAGCCCATGGAGTTTCGCTCCACGGCGGGCCTGCGTATCTCGGTGGGCAAGAACAACACCCAGAACGACCTGCTCACCTGTAAGCAGGCTTTTAAGAGCGACATCTGGTTCCATACCCAGAAGATCCACGGCTCCCATGTGATCCTCTGGACGGAAGGGGGAACCCCTGATCTCCAGAGCCTTAACGAGGCGGCCTGTCTGGCGGCCTGGTTCTCTCAGGCACGGGACAGCAGCAAGGTGCCGGTGGACTATACCCCTGTCAAGTATGTGAAAAAGCCCAACGGGGCACGTCCCGGCATGGTGACTTATACCACCTACGAGACCGCCTGGGTTACCCCTGACGGAGAGCTGGCCAAACGCCTGCGGGTGAAATAA
- a CDS encoding ABC transporter ATP-binding protein: MLIDIQNLYKIYNEGKESEVRALDGVSLQIDRGEFVAIVGQSGSGKSTLMNVLGCLDIPTYGQYHLNGTDVTSLSDRSLARIRNREIGFIFQGYNLIQELNALENVTLPLIYQGVSVWEREEIAMAALAKVGMDDRAHHRPSEMSGGQQQRVAIARAIATHPPIIMADEPTGALDSKTGRHVLEILRSLYREGTTILLITHDDGIAATARRVVRLSDGKVVADHPQEVDWT; the protein is encoded by the coding sequence ATGCTCATCGACATCCAAAACCTCTACAAGATATACAACGAGGGGAAGGAGAGCGAGGTGCGGGCGCTGGACGGTGTCTCCCTCCAAATCGACCGGGGAGAATTTGTGGCCATCGTGGGCCAGTCCGGCTCCGGCAAGTCCACCCTGATGAACGTGCTGGGCTGTCTGGATATCCCCACCTACGGCCAATACCATCTCAACGGCACCGACGTCACCTCTCTTTCCGACCGCAGTCTGGCCCGCATCCGCAACCGGGAGATCGGCTTTATCTTCCAGGGTTACAACCTCATTCAGGAGCTCAACGCCCTGGAAAACGTCACCCTTCCCCTGATCTATCAGGGTGTCTCCGTATGGGAGCGGGAAGAGATCGCCATGGCCGCCCTGGCCAAGGTGGGCATGGACGACCGTGCGCATCACCGCCCCAGCGAGATGTCCGGCGGCCAGCAGCAGCGGGTGGCCATCGCCCGGGCCATCGCCACCCACCCTCCCATTATCATGGCCGACGAGCCCACCGGCGCGCTGGACTCTAAAACCGGGCGGCATGTGCTGGAGATCCTGCGCTCCCTCTACCGGGAGGGCACCACGATACTGCTTATTACCCATGACGACGGCATCGCCGCTACCGCCCGGCGGGTGGTACGGCTGTCCGACGGCAAGGTGGTGGCGGATCACCCCCAGGAGGTGGACTGGACATGA
- a CDS encoding putative RNA methyltransferase has protein sequence MSLFRCPLCAAPLTRGEHAYTCPAGHSFDLAAAGYTHLLPANRKHSKNPGDDKAMVAARSAFLDKGYYAPLANALCDLAARDCVPHPALLDCGCGEGYYTAALAARLAQEGRFGPIAGVDISKFALRRAAKRVKEGEFAVASVYHLPVADESVDLLFNVFSPLCPQEFARVLRQGGYFYYVVPSALHLWEMKSVLYDKPYENAVKREDYPGFQWLEAVPLRYTVHLDSSQDIMALFGMTPYAWKTPKAGVERLSALDELNTQIGFDIHVYRKL, from the coding sequence ATGAGTTTGTTCCGTTGTCCCCTGTGCGCCGCGCCTTTGACGCGGGGGGAACACGCCTATACCTGTCCCGCCGGCCACAGCTTTGATCTGGCCGCGGCCGGCTATACCCATCTCCTGCCTGCCAACCGCAAGCACTCCAAAAACCCCGGCGACGACAAGGCCATGGTGGCCGCCCGCTCCGCCTTTCTGGATAAGGGTTATTATGCCCCTCTGGCCAATGCGCTGTGCGACTTAGCCGCCCGGGATTGCGTCCCCCACCCCGCCCTGTTGGACTGCGGCTGCGGCGAAGGGTACTACACCGCAGCCCTGGCCGCTCGTCTCGCTCAGGAGGGCCGCTTCGGTCCCATCGCCGGGGTGGACATCTCCAAATTTGCCCTGCGCCGGGCCGCCAAACGGGTCAAAGAGGGCGAATTTGCCGTGGCTTCGGTGTACCACCTGCCGGTGGCCGACGAGAGCGTGGACCTGCTCTTTAACGTCTTCTCCCCTCTGTGTCCCCAGGAGTTTGCCCGGGTGCTGCGCCAGGGAGGATACTTCTACTACGTGGTTCCCTCCGCCCTCCACCTGTGGGAGATGAAGTCGGTCCTCTATGACAAGCCCTACGAAAACGCCGTCAAACGGGAGGACTACCCCGGCTTTCAGTGGCTGGAGGCGGTGCCCCTGCGGTATACCGTCCATCTGGACTCCTCCCAGGACATTATGGCCCTGTTCGGCATGACCCCCTACGCCTGGAAGACTCCCAAGGCGGGGGTGGAGCGGCTGTCCGCGTTGGATGAGCTGAACACCCAGATCGGCTTTGACATCCACGTCTACCGCAAACTTTAG
- a CDS encoding DUF6514 family protein — MMELKIASRTCRDQMGEPRTFHYALTVDTVETDTFCCENYGVRVWEDQGEDETIPGITTSASRIDELMTLLVDNRVGPAGLRDVVEDWL, encoded by the coding sequence ATGATGGAACTGAAGATCGCGTCCCGGACGTGCCGGGACCAAATGGGAGAACCCCGTACCTTTCACTATGCCCTGACGGTAGACACCGTGGAAACAGACACATTCTGCTGTGAAAACTACGGGGTGCGGGTGTGGGAGGATCAGGGGGAAGATGAGACTATCCCAGGCATTACCACCAGCGCCTCCCGCATCGATGAGCTGATGACTCTGCTGGTGGATAACCGGGTAGGCCCTGCGGGGCTGCGGGATGTGGTAGAGGACTGGCTTTAA
- a CDS encoding ABC transporter permease — protein MNLWQAFKMAFKSISCKKTRSFLTMLGIIIGVASVVIMVSVVQGQNQKSMEYFEKMGTNKINVRAYSFSDMNNETSQKLYDYCLTLNHLIDGITPDMEIGQKLTIQYGAKTIAVNDWENSQNMSWEDMMHVKLGSDQYGVCNNYTLAAGRELSYLDIEKTNPVCVLGAGAKEKLFNFIDPVGETITINGQPFLVVGWYNSMALEGWPELDNLIVLPYTFNRSLNQNSNIDTYVVKAKSASATTEALTLLDAYLSGLFPKNEMGYSDFGDYYVQSDNSAAENVQNQSNMQALVLGAIAGISLLVGGIGIMNIMLVTVTERTREIGIRKAIGAERRSIIAQFLIEAAVICSIGGIIGIAIGYVGTLIAGKLLLDGMILLPSIPITIGAFLFSVVLGILFGMYPAVKASGLQPVVALRAE, from the coding sequence ATGAATTTATGGCAAGCCTTCAAAATGGCCTTCAAATCCATTTCCTGCAAAAAGACCCGCTCCTTTCTCACCATGCTGGGCATCATCATCGGCGTGGCCTCCGTGGTCATCATGGTCTCGGTGGTCCAGGGCCAGAACCAGAAGAGCATGGAGTATTTTGAAAAAATGGGCACCAACAAAATCAATGTCCGTGCCTACTCCTTCAGCGACATGAATAACGAAACCTCTCAAAAGCTGTATGACTATTGTCTCACCCTCAACCATCTGATCGACGGCATCACCCCCGACATGGAGATCGGCCAAAAGCTCACCATTCAGTACGGCGCCAAAACCATTGCCGTCAACGACTGGGAGAACAGCCAGAACATGAGCTGGGAGGACATGATGCACGTCAAGCTGGGTTCCGACCAGTACGGCGTGTGCAACAACTACACTCTGGCTGCGGGCCGGGAGCTCTCCTACCTGGACATAGAGAAAACCAATCCTGTCTGTGTTTTGGGCGCCGGAGCCAAAGAGAAGCTCTTCAACTTTATTGATCCCGTGGGCGAAACCATCACCATCAACGGGCAGCCCTTCCTGGTGGTCGGGTGGTACAACTCCATGGCTTTGGAAGGATGGCCCGAGCTGGACAACCTCATCGTTCTGCCCTACACCTTCAACCGCAGCCTCAACCAGAACAGCAACATTGACACCTACGTGGTCAAGGCCAAAAGTGCCTCCGCCACCACCGAGGCTCTCACCCTGCTGGACGCCTACTTATCCGGTCTCTTCCCCAAAAACGAGATGGGGTACAGCGACTTTGGCGACTACTACGTGCAAAGTGACAACAGCGCGGCAGAAAACGTCCAGAACCAGAGCAACATGCAGGCCCTGGTGCTGGGCGCCATCGCCGGCATCTCCCTGCTGGTGGGCGGCATCGGCATCATGAACATCATGTTGGTCACCGTCACCGAGCGCACCCGGGAGATCGGCATCCGCAAGGCCATCGGCGCGGAGCGGCGCAGCATCATTGCTCAGTTCCTTATCGAGGCTGCCGTCATTTGCAGCATCGGCGGCATCATTGGCATCGCCATCGGTTACGTGGGCACGCTGATTGCCGGAAAATTGCTGCTGGACGGCATGATCCTTCTGCCCAGCATCCCCATTACCATCGGTGCATTCCTGTTTTCGGTGGTGCTCGGCATCCTCTTTGGCATGTACCCCGCGGTCAAGGCCTCCGGATTGCAGCCGGTGGTGGCCCTGCGGGCAGAGTAA
- a CDS encoding ABC transporter permease — MVNSIQAEIYKLTRRPYFYVFNLLCALFALLVVGCLAYVKYTAPSNQDAINFPFSLNILLMGMPVGLYLVAVGGDAVFSEQYKYNTLKNEVSYGLTRVQVYLSRLVVTLLLMIVVFVVTIGVYLLASLVLLGIPSDEMSMMSLGMTTAQSVQMMMQMLEYYILASFPLWLGALSLAIACYFLIRGSNMAGIAFLALMVGVPAVLNNLGKYVNPAFHSLYHLTLDYMGGQVISAQNMDWALMSRCWLVGLGWTALSTAVGLFFFSRREIN, encoded by the coding sequence ATGGTTAATTCCATTCAAGCTGAGATCTATAAGCTGACCCGGCGGCCTTATTTCTATGTCTTCAACCTGCTGTGCGCTCTCTTCGCTCTGCTGGTGGTCGGCTGTCTGGCCTACGTCAAGTATACCGCACCATCCAACCAGGACGCGATCAACTTTCCCTTTTCCCTGAACATCCTGCTCATGGGCATGCCCGTCGGCCTGTACCTGGTGGCAGTGGGCGGCGACGCGGTATTCTCTGAGCAGTATAAGTACAACACGTTGAAAAATGAGGTATCCTATGGTCTGACCCGGGTCCAGGTCTACCTGTCCCGGCTGGTGGTAACCCTGCTGCTCATGATTGTGGTCTTTGTGGTGACCATCGGGGTATATCTGCTGGCCTCTCTGGTGCTGCTGGGCATCCCCTCCGATGAGATGTCTATGATGTCCCTGGGCATGACCACCGCCCAGTCGGTGCAGATGATGATGCAGATGCTGGAATACTACATTCTGGCCTCTTTCCCCCTTTGGCTGGGCGCCCTGTCTCTGGCCATCGCCTGTTATTTCCTCATTCGTGGCTCCAACATGGCGGGCATCGCCTTTTTGGCACTCATGGTTGGTGTGCCTGCTGTACTGAACAATCTGGGCAAGTATGTCAATCCCGCATTCCACTCCCTCTATCACCTCACTCTGGACTATATGGGCGGTCAGGTGATTTCTGCCCAAAACATGGACTGGGCTCTGATGAGCCGGTGCTGGCTGGTCGGCCTAGGCTGGACAGCCCTTTCCACCGCGGTGGGTTTGTTCTTCTTCTCCCGCCGGGAGATCAACTAA
- a CDS encoding S-layer homology domain-containing protein, whose product MKRYSMIHGLLAAALAVNLALPVTAAGTSSFTDVSDSNTALNADILRLMGVVSGTGGNQFNPNQVLTRAQFCTMAVNFMGLGDQVVLHSTRTIFTDVTSKHWARGYVNLAASTMIGGDAGTSADGETPVAGTPLISGVGDGRFLPDDQISYAQAVTILIRVLAYSSDKVGAVWPDGYLNLAQSIGLTKGLSLQPGSSLTRAQAAQLLVNALKCKTGDGKVYYTTLGETKADTVLLAVNVSTDTGDAMGAVRTSNGTYLPHIEDAAPTALQGLRGSLVLNDNQEIITFIPDDSDSVTITLSGDAQPGYVKAGNQQYTISGDTPVYTPDAPEGKSYLECYTSLYSGTQITLFTQRGKVVAIYATSGSTSASSDAVVVMDRATVATFHQLTGGATSFNIIKNRQKISLSDIKPYDVVTYDSLSNTLVVSDLRMTCYYQDAQPTVATPKTINVLGNEFTVLESAWNTTKDFNLGSTVTLLLTADGKVAGMAKPSAQTRSTAIGMVNDGKAVIFLPNGGTMELEGTVSNASAEGQLVIFSAGKSSFTTSSAAENRAPGPFNVDKMTLGEYTVMAGVRIFEKVSSSGVVPIDLSDLSGSIEAKNIAGYHRNSSGMVDYIILNDVTGNAYEYGMMVGKDISTDPVYDENGELISEGSTRTQWSLVRGLGGTIEFSPVAGYNGRSGDIVGVVTYKNREDKDMIRTIVQLEKFTGVTAKDFFESQGDLYVSVNGQNYRVADNAECYGGMAGNRTDPGSWFRQPKLTDRVNAIKAFSSKLTVYIDPTGKQVRVITAG is encoded by the coding sequence ATGAAACGATATTCCATGATCCACGGCCTGCTGGCCGCCGCACTGGCCGTCAATTTGGCCCTTCCTGTCACCGCCGCCGGAACCTCCTCCTTTACCGATGTCAGCGACAGCAACACCGCCCTCAACGCCGACATTCTCCGGCTGATGGGCGTGGTTTCCGGCACCGGAGGCAATCAGTTTAACCCCAACCAGGTCCTCACCCGCGCCCAGTTCTGCACCATGGCAGTCAATTTTATGGGCTTGGGGGACCAAGTCGTCCTCCACTCCACCCGCACCATCTTCACCGATGTGACCTCCAAACACTGGGCCCGGGGCTATGTAAATCTGGCCGCCTCCACCATGATCGGCGGGGATGCGGGCACGAGCGCGGACGGTGAGACCCCTGTGGCCGGCACGCCCCTCATCTCCGGCGTGGGTGACGGACGCTTCCTCCCCGACGACCAGATCTCCTATGCCCAGGCGGTGACCATTCTCATCCGGGTGCTGGCCTACTCCAGCGATAAGGTTGGCGCGGTATGGCCTGACGGCTATCTCAACCTGGCCCAGTCCATCGGCCTGACCAAGGGCCTGTCTCTGCAGCCCGGCTCCTCCCTCACCCGCGCCCAGGCCGCCCAGCTTCTGGTCAACGCCCTCAAGTGCAAAACCGGAGACGGCAAGGTCTACTACACCACCCTGGGCGAGACCAAGGCGGACACCGTCCTTCTGGCCGTCAATGTGTCCACCGACACAGGAGACGCCATGGGCGCGGTGCGCACCTCCAACGGCACCTACCTCCCCCACATTGAGGATGCCGCCCCCACTGCCCTTCAGGGCCTGCGTGGCAGTCTGGTGCTCAACGACAACCAGGAGATCATCACCTTCATCCCCGACGACAGCGACTCGGTCACCATCACCCTCTCCGGCGACGCCCAGCCCGGCTATGTCAAGGCTGGCAACCAGCAGTACACCATCTCGGGCGACACACCGGTGTACACCCCCGACGCCCCCGAGGGCAAGAGCTATCTGGAGTGCTACACCTCCCTGTATTCCGGCACACAGATCACCCTGTTCACCCAGCGCGGCAAGGTGGTGGCCATCTACGCTACCAGCGGCTCCACTTCGGCCAGCTCGGATGCTGTGGTGGTCATGGACCGGGCTACTGTGGCTACCTTCCACCAACTCACCGGCGGCGCGACCAGCTTCAACATCATCAAGAACCGCCAGAAGATCAGCCTGTCCGACATCAAGCCCTACGACGTGGTCACCTATGACAGCCTGAGCAACACCCTTGTGGTCTCCGACCTGCGGATGACCTGCTACTATCAGGACGCCCAGCCCACGGTGGCCACTCCCAAGACCATCAACGTCCTGGGCAACGAATTTACCGTCCTGGAGAGCGCCTGGAACACCACCAAGGACTTTAACCTGGGTTCCACCGTCACCCTGCTGCTCACCGCCGACGGCAAGGTGGCCGGTATGGCAAAGCCCAGCGCCCAGACCCGCTCCACCGCAATCGGTATGGTCAACGACGGCAAGGCTGTCATCTTCCTGCCTAACGGCGGCACTATGGAGCTGGAGGGCACGGTGTCCAACGCTTCTGCCGAGGGCCAGCTGGTCATCTTCTCCGCCGGCAAGAGCAGCTTTACCACCAGCAGTGCAGCCGAGAACCGGGCGCCCGGCCCCTTCAACGTGGATAAGATGACCTTGGGCGAGTACACCGTCATGGCCGGCGTACGGATCTTTGAAAAGGTCAGCAGCAGCGGCGTGGTCCCCATCGACCTCAGCGATCTGTCCGGTTCCATCGAGGCCAAGAACATCGCCGGATACCACCGCAACAGCTCGGGCATGGTGGACTACATCATCCTCAACGACGTCACTGGAAACGCCTATGAGTACGGCATGATGGTGGGCAAGGATATCTCCACCGATCCCGTCTATGACGAGAACGGCGAGCTGATCAGCGAAGGCTCCACCCGCACCCAATGGTCGCTGGTCCGCGGTCTGGGCGGCACCATCGAATTCAGCCCCGTGGCAGGCTACAACGGCCGCAGCGGCGACATTGTGGGCGTAGTCACCTACAAGAACCGGGAAGACAAGGATATGATCCGCACCATTGTCCAGCTGGAGAAGTTCACCGGCGTCACCGCCAAGGACTTCTTCGAGAGCCAAGGCGATCTGTATGTGTCGGTCAACGGCCAGAATTACCGGGTAGCCGACAACGCGGAGTGCTACGGCGGCATGGCCGGCAACCGCACCGACCCCGGCAGCTGGTTCCGCCAGCCCAAGCTCACCGACCGCGTCAACGCCATCAAGGCCTTCTCCAGCAAGCTCACCGTCTATATCGATCCCACAGGCAAGCAGGTACGAGTCATTACGGCGGGCTGA
- a CDS encoding HAMP domain-containing sensor histidine kinase yields the protein MGIALLLSLIALAAVLLLRYRRGRALSQAASQLKEARSQPGKRLRLAAPDRPVEELLAQINGLLEDRETETRQLREREESLRRQIANVSHDLRTPLTSILGYLQLLEGDLKPEERSRYLQVVEERARVLQELITAFYDLSRIEGGEYPLEIQPVDLRRRLEPLLASFYDDFQQAGFQVEVELEEGLPPVLADPGGVTRVLTNLLSNALKHGSTALTIRLFREGDFLVTSFSNDAPHLTQEDLPRVFERFYTGDQMRTGQNTGLGLAIVKALAQRMGHTAFAQLENGVFTVGVRWHMYR from the coding sequence ATGGGGATCGCCCTTCTTCTCTCTCTCATAGCCCTTGCGGCGGTACTGCTTTTGCGGTACCGCCGCGGCCGCGCGCTCAGCCAGGCCGCGAGCCAACTCAAAGAGGCCCGGAGCCAGCCCGGCAAACGGCTGCGTCTGGCCGCGCCCGACCGGCCGGTGGAGGAGCTTTTGGCTCAAATCAACGGTTTGCTGGAGGACCGGGAGACCGAGACCCGCCAATTGCGGGAGCGGGAGGAGAGCCTGCGGCGGCAAATCGCCAACGTTTCCCACGACCTGCGTACCCCTCTCACCTCCATTTTGGGCTATCTCCAGCTGCTGGAAGGCGATCTGAAGCCGGAAGAGCGGTCCCGATACCTCCAGGTAGTGGAGGAGCGCGCCCGGGTACTTCAGGAGCTCATCACCGCCTTTTACGACCTGTCCCGCATTGAGGGCGGCGAGTACCCCCTGGAGATCCAGCCCGTGGACCTGCGCCGCCGCCTGGAGCCTTTGCTGGCCAGTTTTTATGACGACTTCCAGCAGGCAGGATTTCAGGTGGAGGTGGAGCTGGAGGAAGGCCTGCCTCCGGTACTGGCTGACCCCGGCGGAGTCACGCGGGTACTCACCAATTTGCTGAGCAACGCCCTGAAGCACGGCAGCACCGCGCTGACCATACGTCTTTTCCGGGAAGGAGATTTCCTTGTCACCTCTTTCTCCAACGACGCGCCCCACCTCACCCAGGAGGACCTGCCCCGGGTGTTTGAACGCTTTTACACCGGTGACCAGATGCGCACTGGACAAAACACCGGCCTGGGCCTGGCCATCGTCAAGGCTCTGGCCCAGCGCATGGGCCACACCGCCTTCGCCCAGCTGGAAAATGGGGTATTCACCGTGGGAGTGCGCTGGCATATGTACCGTTAA
- a CDS encoding ribonuclease III domain-containing protein: MDYFHLNVDREQLLSMSSLGLAHLGDGVFEVMVRSWIALHGKAKPKDLHRATVTYVSAPAQAAAMERLLPQLSEEEADVYRRGRNTAPHSVPKAASRAQYQAATGLEALFGWLYLQGRTQRLNELFEIVMKEEEEEKECR; encoded by the coding sequence ATGGACTATTTTCATTTGAATGTGGACCGGGAACAGCTGCTGTCTATGAGCAGCCTGGGGCTGGCCCATCTGGGAGACGGAGTGTTTGAGGTAATGGTGCGGTCCTGGATCGCCCTGCACGGCAAGGCCAAGCCCAAGGACCTGCACCGGGCCACGGTGACCTATGTCTCTGCTCCGGCTCAGGCCGCCGCCATGGAGCGGCTGCTGCCCCAGCTCAGCGAGGAGGAGGCCGATGTGTACCGCCGGGGCCGGAATACCGCCCCCCACTCGGTGCCCAAGGCGGCCTCCCGTGCCCAGTACCAGGCGGCCACCGGCTTGGAGGCCCTGTTTGGCTGGCTGTATCTCCAGGGCCGCACCCAGCGGCTCAATGAGCTGTTTGAGATCGTCATGAAAGAGGAAGAGGAGGAGAAAGAATGCCGTTAG